The following nucleotide sequence is from Psychroserpens sp. Hel_I_66.
TTCGTATTAATTCTTGGTTTTGAAATGCATACCTGTCCACCCATTGAAATCGGTCCTCGTCATCTTCGTGATAACGTATTCCAGCTTCTAAAGTTTGTAACCAATCAGAACCCCATCGTAATTTGGCAATGGACTGAACACCATTTGAAGTATATACTCTATTATTTGCTTTTATGCCCATAACATCGTCTTGGGTGTTTTCGTTTCCTAAAATGGTCTGGTACTCTAAGGGGTAATCCTGTGGTGATGATAGAATGTTGTTAATACTCATTCTCTCACCAAGGTTGACATCGGTTAACTTATACCAATTCCTTTTGAATTTATTCAGGTAGCCAGTAGTACTTATATTTAACGAGGGGGATACTTGTATAAAATGGGTGAGCTGGTATTGTTGATGTTCGGCATTCATAACATCTTCAGACGATGCCCTGTATCTTCTATAGGGGTTTTCTTCAAAATCTTCATCCGTCAATCCCAAGTAGGTTTCGTTCGCCTCTTCTTCAGAATATTGGATTTTAAATGTTAATGACTGATACGTTTTTGCATCTAAATTTGTGTTCACCCTAAATTTGGCCAAATAATCAGATTTATCAAATCCTGTATTACCACCACCATCGATATTTTTAAAACCATCAGAATTGTAATTGAAATAATCCGTTACAAATCCAAAGTTTTTATAGGTATCACCAATAACCAATTGCGTGTTTCTAGAACCATAATTTCCTGCGGCAATGGAAGCCCTTCCAGAAAATTTGTCTGGAATTCGAGAAGATATCATATTAATGGCGCCGCCAGTAGTATTGGGTCCGTATTGAATTTGACTGCTTCCTTTTAAGACCTCTATAGCCTGCATACGCCCAATGGTAGGGAAATAATAGGCGGCAGGTGCGCTGTAGGGTGCAGGGGCAATTAGTACACCATCTTCCATTAGATTGATTTTTGCACTACGCTCAGGCGATGTGCCTCGCAAACTTATATTTGGGCGTAGCCCAAAACCATCCTCTTCATAAATATTAATTCCTGGAACTGTTTGTAAAACCCTATTTATATTAGTGTAAGAAAACTTTTTTAAATCCTCTTCGGAAATATAGTTCGCAGAACCCGATTTGTTTTTAATCTCAAATTTACTACCAAGTATAGTGTTGGCAGATACAATTACTTCTTTTAAGCGTTCTGTTTTTTGTTGGATGGTATCCTTTTGTTGAGGATTTGTTTGCGCCAATATATGTGTAAATTGTAAGATAAATAGTAGGAAAAATAGAGTTCTCATTTGTTGCAAATTATTTAGAATGATTTTAAATAGAGGGCAAATGTAACATACTGTTCTTAAAAATCCAACCTTATTTAGAATAATTCTTAATAATAATTTTGAAGTATTTTAGAATCAATAGTTTATAATCTGAAAAGAAATTAGATTAATTGAAGTGTCAAAAATGGACTTATTAATTAAATTTCTGTTAATCCCAATAAAAACTGTTAAAATTTTGTAATTTTGCAAGGATGAAACAAGTGTTCCATAAAATATTATCCATTTCGATGGCTTTCGTAGTGATGTTCACTACAATGTCATTTACTGTGGATATGCACTATTGTGGGGATAACTTGGTAGATTTCAGTTTATTCTCAAAAGCTGAAGGTTGCGGAATGGAAAAAGCGCAACCCGTTAAAAGTTGTGAGAATCCTAAAATGACTGAAAAGTCTTGTTGTACTGACCAGCAAATTGTCAAGGAAGGCAAAGACGACCTCAAAATATCTTTTGATACCCTTTCGTTCGAGCAGCAAACGTTCATCGCTGCTTTTACCTATTCTTATATTAACCTTTTTGAAGGAACCGAATCTGAAGAAGTTCCTTTTGAAGATTACCCGCGACCCTTTGTCAAACGGGATGTGCAAGTGCTGCACCAGACTTTCTTAATTTGATTTGTTAGATTTTTAGAATGAAGCCCAACAGCTACGCTGTCGTGGGCTAAAACTCGTGTTTGCCATTTTATGCAACACGCAATTCCAAAACTCTAATAATCAAATACTATGCTGAATAAGAGCATTAAATTTCTCATAGAAAACAAACTTGTTGCCGTTCTAATACTCGCGCTATTTGTGGGTTGGGGTGTGGTCAACGCACCCTTTAATTGGGAAACCGGCTTTTTGCCCACAGACCCAGTTGCCGTAGATGCCATACCTGACATTGGCGAAAACCAGCAGATTGTTTTTACCAAATGGCAAGGCCGCTCGCCACAGGATATTGAAGACCAAATTACATATCCGCTTACCACTTCCCTTCTCGGTATTCCGGGCGTGAAAACCATCCGTAGTTCTTCTATGTTTGGATTTTCCAGCATTTACATCATTTTTGAAGAAGACATTGAGTTCTACTGGTCACGCAGTCGTATACTCGAAAAGCTGAACTCACTTCCTGCAAACCTTTTACCCGATGGTGTCAACCCATCTTTAGGTCCAGATGCCACAGGTTTGGGACAGATATTTTGGTACACGCTGGAAGGTCGCGATAAAGACGGCAACGTAACAGGCGGTTGGGATTTACAGGAATTGCGTAGCATACAGGATTACTATGTAAAGTACGGACTATCATCTGCAGGTGGTGTTTCCGAAGTAGCGTCTATCGGCGGTTATGTTCAGGAATATCAAGTAGATGTGGACCCAGAGAAAATGCGCCAATACAATATTGGATTAAGTGCCATTGTCAAAGCCGTTAAGCAGAGCAACCAAGATATTGGTGCACAAACATTGGAAATCAATCAGGCCGAATATCTGGTTCGTGGTTTGGGCTATGTAAAATCCGTTGCAGATATTGAGAATGCCGTGGTCACTTCAGAGAATTTTACGTCTATCCGAATAAAAGACATCGCAACTGTTCATTTGGGACCGCAAACTCGTCGTGGTATTTTAGATAAAGAAGGTGCCGAAGTTGTGGGCGGTGTGGTCGTCGCTCGCTACGGTGCAAATCCGTTGGAAGTAATCAATAATGTCAAGGCTCAAATCGCCGAAATAAGTTCTGGACTTCCTACAAAAACCTTGGCAGATGGTCGCACTTCACAAGTAACCATCGTTCCATTTTACGACCGTACAGAACTCATTCAAGAAACGCTGGACACGCTCAATGAAGCCCTGACTTTGGAAATCTTGATTACCATTTTGGTCATTATCATAATGGTATTTAACCTGCGTGCATCCATCCTAATTTCAGGATTGTTGCCAGTAGCTGTTTTGATGGTTTTTATCACGATGAAACTCTTTAATGTAGATGCAAACATCGTCGCCTTGTCAGGTATCGCCATTGCCATCGGTACAATGGTGGACGTGGGCGTGATACTCGCCGAAAATATGATACGGCACTTGGAAGATGAAAAGTTACGGCTTAATGAAAACGGTAAGGAATACAGTACAAACGAAATCATCTACAACGCAACTGCCGAAGTTTCTGGTGCTATCCTAACCGCAGTTTTAACAACAATAATCAGTTTCCTGCCCGTATTCACGATGATTGGTGCCGAAGGAAAACTGTTCCGCCCGCTTGCCTTTACCAAAACAATGGCACTCACGGCATCCCTTATCATTGCGCTGTTTATCATTCCACCCATCGCGGCTTTCCTATTCCGCAAGACGAGTGTACGAGAACGCACTCAATATGCCATCAACAGCGCACTTGTGTTATTGGGGATTCTCGCTATCGTTTACGGCTATTGGTTAGGACTAATTCTTATCGCCTTTGCCATAACTTCATTTTTAAAGATGCGTGGTACGCTTTCGCGAAAGCGTAAAAATCTAATCGACATTATCATTTCATCGGTTGCCATCGTATTCTTGCTCGCTACGTATTGGCGACCGTTAGGCTTTGACCGAAGCATCGTGATGAACCTGATATTTGTATCCATTATCTGTTTTGGACTGCTCGGTGTATTCTCAATTTTCAGGATATACTACGAGCGTATTTTGAGATGGGCACTTCAAAACCGATATCTATTCTTAATCGTTCCCGCTACGGTGCTCACGCTCGGTATTCTCATAATGCGAAATACGGGCAAAGAGTTTATGCCAGCGCTCAATGAAGGCTCGTTCCTGCTGATGCCTACATCCTTGCCACACGCAGGTGTTGAAGAAAACAAGCGTGTACTACAACAGCTCGATATGGCTGTGGCAAGTATTCCTGAAATTGAAACCGTAGTAGGTAAATCGGGTAGAACAGAATCTGCTCTTGACCCTGCGCCACTCTCGATGTACGAAAACGTCATTCAGTATAAATCTGAATATATGCGAAACAAGAATGGCGAGAGACAACGCTACCGCGTAAACGATGATGGTTTATTTGTTCTGAAAAATGATAAATTCATTATTAATCCAAATAATGAAATCGATGATGACGCTAATTATGAGGCGTCGCAACTAAAAACAAATGCAACCCATAGCGATTTAATTGAAGACGGCAGCGGTGAATATTACCGAAACTGGCGGCCAGAAATCGACAGCCCAGACGATATCTGGAATGAGATTGTGAAAGTGACCAAATTTCCAGGGGTGACTTCTGCACCAAAACTACAACCTATCGAGACAAGGCTCGTAATGCTTCAAACAGGTATGCGTGCGCCTATGGGTATAAAAGTTAAAGGGCCAGACTTGAAAACAATAGAAGCTTTTGGCCTACAGCTCGAAGACATTTTAAAACAAGCCGAAGGTGTTAAAGAGCAAGCTGTATTTGCAGACCGTATCGTTGGGAAGCCCTATTTACTTATTGATATAAAGCGAGAACAACTCGCCAGATATGGCGTTTCTGTAATGGATGTGCAGGAAGTTCTTAAAGTAGCTGTTGGCGGGATGCCACTCACACAAACCGTGGAAGGTCGTGAACGCTATGCCGTTCGGGTTCGTTATCCACGAGAGTTACGGGCAAATCCAGACGACCTTAAAAATATCTACGTTCCCGTAGAAAAAGGCAGTCCTGTACCGCTGGGCGAACTGGTAGAGATACGATACGAACAAGGTCCACAAGTCATTAAAAGTGAAGACACTTTTCTAATCGGCTATGTGCTGTTTGATAAACTCGATGGCTTTGCCGAAGTCGATGTGGTAGAAAATGCCCAAGCCTTGATTCAAGAAAATATTGACAACGGTTCGCTGGTCGTGCCGCAAGGTATTAGCTATCGTTTTACCGGAACTTATGAAAATCAGTTGCGAGCAGAAAAAACCTTGTCGGTTGTCGTACCACTCTGTTTGCTGGTTATTTTCTTGATTTTGTATTTCCAGTTCAGGTCGGTTTCTACATCGCTTATGGTCTTTACCGCCATTGCCGTAGCCTTTGCAGGTGGTTTCATTATGATTTGGTTGTATGGGCAAGAATGGTTTTTCAACTTCGGCTTTTTCGGCGAAAATCTGCGGGACTTATTCAATATGAAAACCATCAATTTAAGTGTGGCCGTATGGGTAGGTTTTATCGCCCTGTTCGGTATTGCAACGGATGATGGTGTGGTAATGGCCACTTATTTAGACCAATCTTTCAAAAGCAACGAGCCAGATAATAAAAAAGCCATACGTCTCGCCACCTTGGAAGCCGCAGGAAAACGTATCCGCCCGTGTTTAATGACAACCGTTACGACGGTGCTGGCACTACTGCCCGTACTCACATCTACAGGAAAGGGAAGCGATATAATGATACCAATGGCAATACCCATTTTCGGTGGGATGATTATAGATATTACATCCTACTTTTTAGTACCAGTATTATATAGCTGGAAAAAAGAGTACCAACTTAAACGAGCAAACAAATGAAAAATATAAAAATTATTACCTGTCTTTTGTTTGTTTCCGCTTTCGCGAAAGCGCAACAACTACAATCATACATTGAAGAGGCACAATCTAACAACCCCGAGATTCAAGCCTTTGAACTGCGCTATAACATCGCCGAAGAAAAAGTGAACGAAGCAAACTGGCTGCCTAATACTGAAGTGAGTGCTGGGTACTTTGTCAGTGAGCCCGAGACCCGTGTTGGGGCGCAGAGAGCACGTATTGGCTTTAAGCAAATGTTGCCTTGGTTCGGGACCATAACGGCAAGGGAAAATTATGCCAGTTCAATGGCTGATGCTGAATATGTGGAAATCATAATTGCCAAAAGAAAACTGGCACTTTCTGTAGCTCAATCCTATTATCGTTTGTATGAAATACAAGCAAAGCAAAGGGTGCTCGATAAGAACATTAAACTATTAGAAACCTATGAGCGTCTTGCCCTTACATCGGTTGAAGTAGGCAAGGCATCTTCTGTTGACGTTTTGAGATTACAGATTCGTCAAAATGAATTGCAACAGCAAAAAGAGGTGCTCGAAGAGGAATTTGGGTCAGAACAAATCACCTTCAATAAGCTACTCAATCGTGATGGAACTATGATGGTTGATGTGGTCACATTAATGGAAATTCCAAGTGAAAACGCCGTATCTGGTAGAGATGCACTATCACTTAATCCTGAACTGCTTAAATATGATAAACTCTACGAATCGATAGCACAATCTGAATTGCTCAACCAGCGTGAGGCATTACCTATGTTTGGTTTTGGCGTTGATTATCTACCAGTGAGCGAGCGAGCGGATATGAATCCAATAGACAATGGAAAGGATATACTAATGCCTATGGTTTCAGTTTCCATTCCCATTTTTAATAATCGGTATAAATCTATTTCAAGGCAAAATGACTTGCGCCAACAAGAAATCGAGACTCAAAAAGCACAACGATTGAATGTTTTGGAATCCGCTTTCGCAAAAGCAATATCGCAACGCAACCAAGCACGAATAGCATATAATACACAAGAGAACAATCTGAAACAAGCAGAAGATGCTGAAGAAATTCTCATTAAAAACTATGAAACGGGCTCCATTGATTTTAATGATGTGCTGGATATCCAAGAGTTACAGCTCAAATTTCAGTTAAATCAAGTGGAATCGATACAGAAGCATTACACACAATCTGCAATTGTTAATTACCTAATCAACTAACCGATGGAAAAGAAATTATTCATAAAAAATATGGTTTGTAATCGCTGTATTAAGGCAATCGAGAGTGATGTTGAAAAATTAGGAATTCACTTAAAACATATTGAATTGGGTTCTATTATTTACGAAGAGAAATCTATAGATGATTTTGAGAATATAAAAAATGTTTTGGAGAACAATGGATTTATAATTTTACTGGCGCAAGACCAGCAACTAGTAGAACAAATTAAAATTGAACTCATCAAGTTACTGCAAAAACTGCCTTTGCAATTGGAAAAAACTCTCTCTAAATATTTAGAAAGCACGATGAGTATCGAGTACTCAAAAATCAGTAAGATTTTTTCATTTAATGAAAGTATAACTATAGAAAAATACTTTATCAAGTTAAAAATAGAAAAAGTAAAAGAATTGATACATTTACAAGAAAACAACTTTACAGAAATTTCACAACTACTTGATTATAGCAATGTCAATCATTTAAGTAGGCTATTTAAGAATGAAACTGGTATGAGTTTGACTAATTATAAGAATAATCAAAAAAGTATTAGAAACCCTTTAGATCAAATAAGGTAGATAAGAACCATAATTATGATACAAAAAGCTTTAAATCAAAAGTAATTTCGTGTCAACAAAATAAAAGCTAAAATAAAAACTAAAATGAAAACTAAAATGAAAACTAAAATAATATTGTTGTTTTTGGTTGGGTTAACTACAGGTGTTTATGCACAAGACACACAAGGAAATATAGATAACCTTCCAGTAAGAGAACACACTATTACCTTACGTGAGGCTACGGTAAATAAAGCAGGGAAAGACGTTATGGGAATGACCGTTAACGGAACAATTCCTGGTCCTACCTTAGAATTTACAGAAGGGGAATATGCGGTAATATATGTAAAAAATGAAATGAGTGTAGAAACCTCAGTGCATTGGCACGGACTTTTACTTCCAAACTTTTACGATGGTGTACCGTACTTAAACACACCACCTATAGAGCCAGGACATACACAGAAATACGAATTTCCTATCAAACAATCTGGAACCTATTGGTACCATTCCCATACAATGTTACAAGAACAAAGTGGTGTTTATGGGTCAATAGTAATTCAGCCTAAAGAAAAAGTGTTGGATTATGATAAGGAATTGGTGTTGGTATTATCTGATTGGACAAATGAAAAGCCAATGAATGTACTGCGTAATTTAAAACGTGGCAACGAATGGTATGGTATTAAAAAAGGAACAGCTACACCACTTAACCAAGTAATTGCACGTGGCGCTTTTGGTGCACAATTAGATTTTTGGAGACAGCGTATGGAAGGTGCAGATATAGCAGATGTATACTATCCGGCATTTTTGATTAATGGAGAAGAAACAATTGAGTACCCAGAATTTAAACCTGGCGAAAAAATTCGATTGAGAATGATTAATGGAGGAGCTTCTACCTCTTTTTGGATGACTTTTGGCGGGGAAGCGCCTGTACTGGTTTCTTCAGATGGATTAGATGTGGTTCCTGTCGAAAGAAATAAAACTTTTATAGGAGTAGCCGAAACGTATGATTTTATTGTCACGGTACCAAAAGAAGGTAAGATGGAATTTAGAATTACTGCACAAGATGGTTCTGGTACAGCCTCTGCTTTTATAGGTAATGGTACAATTTTACCTGCAATGGATGTTGCTCGACCAGATAAAATCGGGATGATGCAGAAAATGGCTAAAATGGATATGAAAATGGGTGCACACGCCTTAAAATTTCAGCCAGGTAAGGATGAGCGTTTTGAGATGAAAGAGGAATACGGGATGCAGATGGATAAAATGGAAGGAATGAAAATGGATGGAGAGATGAAAATGGATCATTCTAAAATGGAAATGCCTAAAGACTCTATGCGAATGGATCATTCTAAAATGAAAGGTATGAAGATGGATCATTCAAAAATGTCTGGAATGGATATGAATAAGCCAAAAGATACTACAGAAATGGGTAAGATGGACCATTCTAATATGGCAGGAATGGATATGAAGAAAGACAAAACAATGTCTGGAATGAAGATGGAAGGAATGGATCTATTTGCCGAATACAATTATGATTATTTGAAATCGCCCAACAAAACAACATACGACAAAGATGTTCCCGTTAAGGAAATATTACTAAATCTTACTGGTAATATGAATCGTTACATCTGGAGTATGAATGGTGTACCATTATCTGAGGCGGATAATATTAAAATAAATAATAAGGAAGTAACGCGCATTACATTCAATAACCTGACGATGATGCACCACCCAATGCACTTGCACGGTCACTTTTTTAGAGTAATTAATGAAAATGGAGAATACTCGCCATTAAAGCACACGGTAAATGTGCCACCAATGCAAAAAATGACCATAGAATTTTATGGAAATAATGGCGATGAGGCTGGAGACTGGTTTTTCCATTGCCACATTTTATATCATATGATGGGTGGTATGGCGCGAGTCGTATCTTATGATACACCAAGAGACCCAAGAATGGATGAATTTCCGGCTTCTAAAATTATTGAAGAAACTGATTTATGGTACACGTGGGGATTAGCAGATGCCGCATCACATACTACTGGTTTTATTTTTACAGCATCTAATATAAGAAATCAATTTAATGCTTCTTTTGAATATGGTTGGAACCAGAATCTGGAAGGAGAATTCACTTATGAACGCTACTTGCACGATTATTTGAGAGTTTTTGGAGGAGTTAATATTGAGAATTCAACACGTGATAGCTTAGATGAATTTAGTACCACAGCAGTTGTTGGAGTTAGATATTTAACACCTTATTTATTCAATTTAGATGTGCGTGTTGATAATAAATTAAGACCAAGAATTGGTGTAGGCCGTAGTATAATGATATTCCCTAAACTGTCTTTATTTGGTTACTATGAATACCAAATAGATTTAGGTTTCGTAGATGACCTACCTATGAATAAAGACTTTACTTCAGAAACAGTATGGAGTGCAGGAGCCGAATATATGCTATCTAGAAATTTCTCGCTAATGGGAAGTTATGATAACCGCTTTGGAGCTGGCGGAG
It contains:
- a CDS encoding TonB-dependent receptor family protein encodes the protein MRTLFFLLFILQFTHILAQTNPQQKDTIQQKTERLKEVIVSANTILGSKFEIKNKSGSANYISEEDLKKFSYTNINRVLQTVPGINIYEEDGFGLRPNISLRGTSPERSAKINLMEDGVLIAPAPYSAPAAYYFPTIGRMQAIEVLKGSSQIQYGPNTTGGAINMISSRIPDKFSGRASIAAGNYGSRNTQLVIGDTYKNFGFVTDYFNYNSDGFKNIDGGGNTGFDKSDYLAKFRVNTNLDAKTYQSLTFKIQYSEEEANETYLGLTDEDFEENPYRRYRASSEDVMNAEHQQYQLTHFIQVSPSLNISTTGYLNKFKRNWYKLTDVNLGERMSINNILSSPQDYPLEYQTILGNENTQDDVMGIKANNRVYTSNGVQSIAKLRWGSDWLQTLEAGIRYHEDDEDRFQWVDRYAFQNQELIRTTVGEKGTDANRISSAQALAAHLLYTLKIENLTLTPGLRYENITLTRTDYGTNDPNRTGQDLAIRENNVNVWIPGIGANYRFSNYISVFGGVHKGFSPPSNTPGQNAEESINYELGSRFGFKGFSGELVGFYNDYQNLLGSDLAATGGTGSLDQFNAGEVRVSGIEFLLNYNLLYSTSERFKLPVSISYTLTDTEFLTSFDSNEAIYGVVTKGDEIPYIAKNQLNATLGLQHKKFDVNLNSRYTGAFRTRAGSGSIPENFKVDSNFIVDLSAHYFLNENFTLSTNIINLFDTEYAVSRVPAGLRPGHPFGINAGLQFSF
- a CDS encoding HYC_CC_PP family protein codes for the protein MKQVFHKILSISMAFVVMFTTMSFTVDMHYCGDNLVDFSLFSKAEGCGMEKAQPVKSCENPKMTEKSCCTDQQIVKEGKDDLKISFDTLSFEQQTFIAAFTYSYINLFEGTESEEVPFEDYPRPFVKRDVQVLHQTFLI
- a CDS encoding efflux RND transporter permease subunit, which produces MLNKSIKFLIENKLVAVLILALFVGWGVVNAPFNWETGFLPTDPVAVDAIPDIGENQQIVFTKWQGRSPQDIEDQITYPLTTSLLGIPGVKTIRSSSMFGFSSIYIIFEEDIEFYWSRSRILEKLNSLPANLLPDGVNPSLGPDATGLGQIFWYTLEGRDKDGNVTGGWDLQELRSIQDYYVKYGLSSAGGVSEVASIGGYVQEYQVDVDPEKMRQYNIGLSAIVKAVKQSNQDIGAQTLEINQAEYLVRGLGYVKSVADIENAVVTSENFTSIRIKDIATVHLGPQTRRGILDKEGAEVVGGVVVARYGANPLEVINNVKAQIAEISSGLPTKTLADGRTSQVTIVPFYDRTELIQETLDTLNEALTLEILITILVIIIMVFNLRASILISGLLPVAVLMVFITMKLFNVDANIVALSGIAIAIGTMVDVGVILAENMIRHLEDEKLRLNENGKEYSTNEIIYNATAEVSGAILTAVLTTIISFLPVFTMIGAEGKLFRPLAFTKTMALTASLIIALFIIPPIAAFLFRKTSVRERTQYAINSALVLLGILAIVYGYWLGLILIAFAITSFLKMRGTLSRKRKNLIDIIISSVAIVFLLATYWRPLGFDRSIVMNLIFVSIICFGLLGVFSIFRIYYERILRWALQNRYLFLIVPATVLTLGILIMRNTGKEFMPALNEGSFLLMPTSLPHAGVEENKRVLQQLDMAVASIPEIETVVGKSGRTESALDPAPLSMYENVIQYKSEYMRNKNGERQRYRVNDDGLFVLKNDKFIINPNNEIDDDANYEASQLKTNATHSDLIEDGSGEYYRNWRPEIDSPDDIWNEIVKVTKFPGVTSAPKLQPIETRLVMLQTGMRAPMGIKVKGPDLKTIEAFGLQLEDILKQAEGVKEQAVFADRIVGKPYLLIDIKREQLARYGVSVMDVQEVLKVAVGGMPLTQTVEGRERYAVRVRYPRELRANPDDLKNIYVPVEKGSPVPLGELVEIRYEQGPQVIKSEDTFLIGYVLFDKLDGFAEVDVVENAQALIQENIDNGSLVVPQGISYRFTGTYENQLRAEKTLSVVVPLCLLVIFLILYFQFRSVSTSLMVFTAIAVAFAGGFIMIWLYGQEWFFNFGFFGENLRDLFNMKTINLSVAVWVGFIALFGIATDDGVVMATYLDQSFKSNEPDNKKAIRLATLEAAGKRIRPCLMTTVTTVLALLPVLTSTGKGSDIMIPMAIPIFGGMIIDITSYFLVPVLYSWKKEYQLKRANK
- a CDS encoding TolC family protein yields the protein MKNIKIITCLLFVSAFAKAQQLQSYIEEAQSNNPEIQAFELRYNIAEEKVNEANWLPNTEVSAGYFVSEPETRVGAQRARIGFKQMLPWFGTITARENYASSMADAEYVEIIIAKRKLALSVAQSYYRLYEIQAKQRVLDKNIKLLETYERLALTSVEVGKASSVDVLRLQIRQNELQQQKEVLEEEFGSEQITFNKLLNRDGTMMVDVVTLMEIPSENAVSGRDALSLNPELLKYDKLYESIAQSELLNQREALPMFGFGVDYLPVSERADMNPIDNGKDILMPMVSVSIPIFNNRYKSISRQNDLRQQEIETQKAQRLNVLESAFAKAISQRNQARIAYNTQENNLKQAEDAEEILIKNYETGSIDFNDVLDIQELQLKFQLNQVESIQKHYTQSAIVNYLIN
- a CDS encoding helix-turn-helix domain-containing protein yields the protein MEKKLFIKNMVCNRCIKAIESDVEKLGIHLKHIELGSIIYEEKSIDDFENIKNVLENNGFIILLAQDQQLVEQIKIELIKLLQKLPLQLEKTLSKYLESTMSIEYSKISKIFSFNESITIEKYFIKLKIEKVKELIHLQENNFTEISQLLDYSNVNHLSRLFKNETGMSLTNYKNNQKSIRNPLDQIR
- a CDS encoding multicopper oxidase domain-containing protein, whose translation is MKTKIILLFLVGLTTGVYAQDTQGNIDNLPVREHTITLREATVNKAGKDVMGMTVNGTIPGPTLEFTEGEYAVIYVKNEMSVETSVHWHGLLLPNFYDGVPYLNTPPIEPGHTQKYEFPIKQSGTYWYHSHTMLQEQSGVYGSIVIQPKEKVLDYDKELVLVLSDWTNEKPMNVLRNLKRGNEWYGIKKGTATPLNQVIARGAFGAQLDFWRQRMEGADIADVYYPAFLINGEETIEYPEFKPGEKIRLRMINGGASTSFWMTFGGEAPVLVSSDGLDVVPVERNKTFIGVAETYDFIVTVPKEGKMEFRITAQDGSGTASAFIGNGTILPAMDVARPDKIGMMQKMAKMDMKMGAHALKFQPGKDERFEMKEEYGMQMDKMEGMKMDGEMKMDHSKMEMPKDSMRMDHSKMKGMKMDHSKMSGMDMNKPKDTTEMGKMDHSNMAGMDMKKDKTMSGMKMEGMDLFAEYNYDYLKSPNKTTYDKDVPVKEILLNLTGNMNRYIWSMNGVPLSEADNIKINNKEVTRITFNNLTMMHHPMHLHGHFFRVINENGEYSPLKHTVNVPPMQKMTIEFYGNNGDEAGDWFFHCHILYHMMGGMARVVSYDTPRDPRMDEFPASKIIEETDLWYTWGLADAASHTTGFIFTASNIRNQFNASFEYGWNQNLEGEFTYERYLHDYLRVFGGVNIENSTRDSLDEFSTTAVVGVRYLTPYLFNLDVRVDNKLRPRIGVGRSIMIFPKLSLFGYYEYQIDLGFVDDLPMNKDFTSETVWSAGAEYMLSRNFSLMGSYDNRFGAGGGLSVRF